The genomic interval ATGAAAAAGAGTCAACTGCATTCATTCGTCCCTAATATGAGTTTCTCagcatttctcttttttttcctttttctttttttttttaaatcgttatcACAGTGTTTTAGTAcgctcgttttttcttttttttttcccccttaattaattatcgaatattctctcgattattatatatatatatatatataataatatatatatatacatatattataaaaattaaaataagaccGAAACATCGTTTCATCGATTTCCATTTACAATGAAGTTATCTcgttattattgttacatataaaaattattacctaATTTATTGCATGATATATGCATGTTTACACACCTAGTTTACTGTatccatgtatatatatatatattttttttttttactcgtccACGTTCGAATATTTGATAGTCACTTCTTCTctagttttttgtttttttttattaattcgaacgaaaaaaaacaatcctCATCACCTCATCTACCTtcattagaatatttagaatgggtatttcaaatattaattttaaacgatcatCGAAAAATCCTTAAACTTAGATAcacctttttttaatttttccctttctttctctttccgctTGAACCGTCTCTCGTTTGATTGACACATTGACGACGGAGGAAGTCGTATCCCGagtaatttcaatgaaaatagaattcgAAGCGAGGAATCCGacggatcttttttttttttttgtccttGAGAAATGAAACCGACGTTATGCTATACACGCTCGGAAACCCTATATGAGATCCCATTTGCCTACTTAGACGTTGGAGCAGCCGGCTGGTGCTGCCCCGCCATCCCCAGTCTTGGTTGCGAGGAAGCAAGTAATTCTTTATAGTATGCACTAAATTCCGGCGGTAAAAACGACGTTGCAGCCGTGGGCGGAATCGGCGGGGGGAATAAACCATTGTAGAACGCGGAATAGTACATGGGGTCTAAAATCGGTAGGAACTTGCCGGGCGTATTTGGCAGTTGCGGAAGGTAAGCTGGATTGTTTTGCGGCACTGCAGGTACGAAACCAGAAGGTATACTTGGAACACTGTGTCTTCTTCCAGCTTCGGTTTGCCTTGGTtcctgttgttgttgttgctgttgctgctgctgctgttgttgctgctgctgctgctgatGTTGTTGTTGAGCGATTGTCAACGATTTATCGCCCTCGCTGATCCGacgttgttgctgctgctgctgatGTTGGTGATGTTGTTGATGCTGATGCTGTTGATGTTGATGAGGATGCGGATGTAGATGTTGATGCTGTTGATGAAGATGTTGTTGATGCTGCTGCTGTTGGTGGTGTTGTTGATGATGCTGCTGATGATGTTGATGCTGGTGATGATgatgctgctgctgttgctgctccTTACCGCCTATCTCCACGTTTTTTCTCCTATCGATCGTATTTTGTTGTTGGATCGTGGCCATCCTGGTATAATTTCCACTATTTAGATGATTTAGATTAGGTACATTCGGTATAACAGGATGACTCGGTTTCCTAGGTGTATAAGGTGAAATTGGTTCACTCCTTGTCATATACTTGCCGTTCAATTGATGTTGCCTTCTTTGCGTTATAGGTATCGCGCTGGTATTTCTAGACGGGCTCGGCACGCGGACAGGAGCCGGTGTACTTAGGTGATTAACCTTTTGCTTAGGATTTACGATAGTAATTTCTAAATTGTTCGAAGCCATGGTTCGACTGTCGAGTACGTTCTGATAACCGGGGAAGTTGCCCCGTTTCGAACAATCCGTTGGTTTTTCTTTGATAAGCGTGGACGAGTTCCTCATCTCCAAGTTTAATGGATTAGGCCTCGGCACTACAGGTACTTTCACTATTTCTAAGCTCGGCCTCGGGTACGTCGGCTTGTTGGATTTCTGTGTCAAGTCGAGAACCCCGCCGTAAACGGGATCGTTATTACTGTACATCGGATGCGGTTGCAAACGATGATGCAGCGAGGGACGATACTTTGGAGGGATAGGAATTTCTTTTGGATCTCCGTAAACCGTCTTTTCGTTGTGTGCGAATATCGACCTCGACTGTGTCACCTTGGGCGGGAATAATATCCTACCGTTGGGGACAGTTGGCGGCACGAAACGATGATTTGCTTGATGCAACCCCGACGAAGGGGGTGGCGGCACGTTTGCGTTGGCGTACAATTGTAGCAACGCGGCGTTATTAGAAGTGCCAAGATTTATCACACGACTGTTCACCATATTGTTGTTGTTCATCGCgatattgttgttgttattattgttgttattattgttgtaaTGAGCGGGATGTTGCTTCGTCGGCGTTGGCAACCTCgcttgatgatgatgatgatgatgctgctgttgctgctgctgatGCTCTTGAGGGGACGACAACATATGCCCTATGTCAGGCGTCACGGTGACGGAAATCAACTTGGGAATGGAGTTGGGCGTGACTGGAAGAGGATACGATATCGGTGGCTTTTCCTCCGATTTCATCGTTGCTGGCGCGGGtgagttgttgttgttgttgttgttgttgttattgttgttgttgttttggATAACGCTCGGTCGCGTGTCCAAGTCGACGGCAGTGACCTCGAGCCCACCCTCGCGGAGTATCTCAAGTTTGCGCTTCTTGAAGCTgggaatgattattttatcccTACTCGTGTCGCTCTCCGTTTCAAGATCGATCACCTCCGGCGATCTAGGGGGCACTATTGCCTTCTCGGCGAAAATTGACTTCTCACCGAACAACGGTATGTTCTCCTTTCCCTGCGCCAGCAAGCTGGTCTGCTTGGGATCTAATTTGATCTCTTTCATATCCTTCTCGGGCGGTGGCGTCAACGTGACGACCGTAGAGGCGTTCGTCACCACTGTGGTTACCGGAAGACCCGGTGGCGAACACGACGGTGGAACTTGTTGCGATATAAGGGGGCTACTGTTCAACTGTCTCTCCAACACGCTTTGACCTCCAGTGCCATTCGTGGGCGTGGTGGAAGGTGTGCTGCTAGGCGTTGAGATTGATGTGTTAGAAGATGGTGGCGGACTTGGCAGTTGGCTGGTTTGCTGGCTGGGCGACGGTGTACTATTGGCAATCATGGTGTTCAACGATTTCAGACGTTCCGGTTTCACTCTTACGCTACGTAGAGACGATGTCTTTCCAGTCTCTGTTTTCGGCTTTTCGTTCGACAGGAACGgctacaaaattatttataaataaataataagttacaCACAAGaatgatatgataaataaaatggatgTTGTGGACGATACGTACAGCTGTCGATACGATTGATTGTAAGGGAGGGCTTGCAGTGGTAAGACTCGTTTCTACAGGGGGAGGCGTATCCGATGGATACGAATCGTTCGTTTCTTGCTTAATGTCCTCGGATTCTTCGGATACGCTGCTACTTTTACTTCGTCTTCCGTGCGTCAgtctaattttttcttcctcgccTCTTTGATACCTCTCGTACGGTAACAATAACCTGTTCGATAAACGACAGACTCTATTATCTCCTATTTCACTCCAGATCcagattcttttcattttcgtaCACTTTACCTTTCGTAATGCCGTCGAGTGATAGTCGCTGCGCTGGTGGATCCCGTATTACCACCTATATCGTCGTAGATATTCTTCCACAGCCGGCCAGCGCTGACGGAATCGTAACCGCCAAGCATTTGCACTTTCGTATAAAACAGGAAGAGATCGactggaaggaaaaaaaaggatctaGATTAGGTCTCTCGTATTTTAGTTTcgctgaattatttatatcgtacGTAAGAATATTGTCAAAAAAGGAAACACTGCTGTAGATCAGCTTCGAACAGTACCAatcactgttttttttttttttttttttttaatttaattcaacaacACATGGATCGGCCATTTACGGTGTGAATGAAAATACATGaggaattaaaagatataattatcgtACAAATTTCCGCCaattgtggaaaaaaaaaaaaaagacgtcaCACAGATACTGACTCTGCCTGTAGCCCAGCAGTGGCATCTTTCCGACAGGCGTACCCCGCGAGTTCATGAAATTCTGCACGTCCGCtatgaatttcttttcctccgCGCTGGTCTTCCGCTCGCTTCGCCGTACTACCGACGAAGGTGGCCTACCAACGCTCGGTACCATAACGTTCGAACTCGCCGGGGCACTTTTCGACGTGGACGCAACGGAAGCTTCACTTTCATTACTCGATTCACCGGGCGATGCGCTGCGCTTTTTGCGTTTCCTCCTCGGCCTT from Apis mellifera strain DH4 linkage group LG8, Amel_HAv3.1, whole genome shotgun sequence carries:
- the LOC100576405 gene encoding AT-rich interactive domain-containing protein 5B isoform X3, with amino-acid sequence MEKIELLGGACFSHGPYTFYKAVRIGNGRVLRLGSFFLTKLWSDADLVSIGELQLLWMDSRGPNQPLASLRLYFLPENTPDGRRDTHGEDEVLTISEKVVVRVHDLVTWLSPALEWSWGREVSYPPTPTSSPENSPLRYEIPQPQVLTDPGIDFSDVDKQQKEYESNHNTRKSDYSSQTKVVVLSYPRYCRYRALLRRLEGAEPSWLCSSIAAALGGFTATPGTRILFCRDTFDYPDLETHELLCNHLAPKLKGRPRRKRKKRSASPGESSNESEASVASTSKSAPASSNVMVPSVGRPPSSVVRRSERKTSAEEKKFIADVQNFMNSRGTPVGKMPLLGYRQIDLFLFYTKVQMLGGYDSVSAGRLWKNIYDDIGGNTGSTSAATITRRHYERLLLPYERYQRGEEEKIRLTHGRRSKSSSVSEESEDIKQETNDSYPSDTPPPVETSLTTASPPLQSIVSTAPFLSNEKPKTETGKTSSLRSVRVKPERLKSLNTMIANSTPSPSQQTSQLPSPPPSSNTSISTPSSTPSTTPTNGTGGQSVLERQLNSSPLISQQVPPSCSPPGLPVTTVVTNASTVVTLTPPPEKDMKEIKLDPKQTSLLAQGKENIPLFGEKSIFAEKAIVPPRSPEVIDLETESDTSRDKIIIPSFKKRKLEILREGGLEVTAVDLDTRPSVIQNNNNNNNNNNNNNNSPAPATMKSEEKPPISYPLPVTPNSIPKLISVTVTPDIGHMLSSPQEHQQQQQQHHHHHHQARLPTPTKQHPAHYNNNNNNNNNNNIAMNNNNMVNSRVINLGTSNNAALLQLYANANVPPPPSSGLHQANHRFVPPTVPNGRILFPPKVTQSRSIFAHNEKTVYGDPKEIPIPPKYRPSLHHRLQPHPMYSNNDPVYGGVLDLTQKSNKPTYPRPSLEIVKVPVVPRPNPLNLEMRNSSTLIKEKPTDCSKRGNFPGYQNVLDSRTMASNNLEITIVNPKQKVNHLSTPAPVRVPSPSRNTSAIPITQRRQHQLNVEIIPGWPRSNNKIRSIGEKTWR
- the LOC100576405 gene encoding protein split ends isoform X1 translates to MEKIELLGGACFSHGPYTFYKAVRIGNGRVLRLGSFFLTKLWSDADLVSIGELQLLWMDSRGPNQPLASLRLYFLPENTPDGRRDTHGEDEVLTISEKVVVRVHDLVTWLSPALEWSWGREVSYPPTPTSSPENSPLRYEIPQPQVLTDPGIDFSDVDKQQKEYESNHNTRKSDYSSQTKVVVLSYPRYCRYRALLRRLEGAEPSWLCSSIAAALGGFTATPGTRILFCRDTFDYPDLETHELLCNHLAPKLKGRPRRKRKKRSASPGESSNESEASVASTSKSAPASSNVMVPSVGRPPSSVVRRSERKTSAEEKKFIADVQNFMNSRGTPVGKMPLLGYRQIDLFLFYTKVQMLGGYDSVSAGRLWKNIYDDIGGNTGSTSAATITRRHYERLLLPYERYQRGEEEKIRLTHGRRSKSSSVSEESEDIKQETNDSYPSDTPPPVETSLTTASPPLQSIVSTAPFLSNEKPKTETGKTSSLRSVRVKPERLKSLNTMIANSTPSPSQQTSQLPSPPPSSNTSISTPSSTPSTTPTNGTGGQSVLERQLNSSPLISQQVPPSCSPPGLPVTTVVTNASTVVTLTPPPEKDMKEIKLDPKQTSLLAQGKENIPLFGEKSIFAEKAIVPPRSPEVIDLETESDTSRDKIIIPSFKKRKLEILREGGLEVTAVDLDTRPSVIQNNNNNNNNNNNNNNSPAPATMKSEEKPPISYPLPVTPNSIPKLISVTVTPDIGHMLSSPQEHQQQQQQHHHHHHQARLPTPTKQHPAHYNNNNNNNNNNNIAMNNNNMVNSRVINLGTSNNAALLQLYANANVPPPPSSGLHQANHRFVPPTVPNGRILFPPKVTQSRSIFAHNEKTVYGDPKEIPIPPKYRPSLHHRLQPHPMYSNNDPVYGGVLDLTQKSNKPTYPRPSLEIVKVPVVPRPNPLNLEMRNSSTLIKEKPTDCSKRGNFPGYQNVLDSRTMASNNLEITIVNPKQKVNHLSTPAPVRVPSPSRNTSAIPITQRRQHQLNGKYMTRSEPISPYTPRKPSHPVIPNVPNLNHLNSGNYTRMATIQQQNTIDRRKNVEIGGKEQQQQQHHHHQHQHHQQHHQQHHQQQQHQQHLHQQHQHLHPHPHQHQQHQHQQHHQHQQQQQQRRISEGDKSLTIAQQQHQQQQQQQQQQQQQQQQQQEPRQTEAGRRHSVPSIPSGFVPAVPQNNPAYLPQLPNTPGKFLPILDPMYYSAFYNGLFPPPIPPTAATSFLPPEFSAYYKELLASSQPRLGMAGQHQPAAPTSK
- the LOC100576405 gene encoding protein split ends isoform X2, with translation MEKIELLGGACFSHGPYTFYKAVRIGNGRVLRLGSFFLTKLWSDADLVSIGELQLLWMDSRGPNQPLASLRLYFLPENTPDGRRDTHGEDEVLTISEKVVVRVHDLVTWLSPALEWSWGREVSYPPTPTSSPENSPLRYEIPQPQVLTDPGIDFSDVDKQQKEYESNHNTRKSDYSSQTKVVVLSYPRYCRYRALLRRLEGAEPSWLCSSIAAALGGFTATPGTRILFCRDTFDYPDLETHELLCNHLAPKLKGRPRRKRKKRSASPGESSNESEASVASTSKSAPASSNVMVPSVGRPPSSVVRRSERKTSAEEKKFIADVQNFMNSRVDLFLFYTKVQMLGGYDSVSAGRLWKNIYDDIGGNTGSTSAATITRRHYERLLLPYERYQRGEEEKIRLTHGRRSKSSSVSEESEDIKQETNDSYPSDTPPPVETSLTTASPPLQSIVSTAPFLSNEKPKTETGKTSSLRSVRVKPERLKSLNTMIANSTPSPSQQTSQLPSPPPSSNTSISTPSSTPSTTPTNGTGGQSVLERQLNSSPLISQQVPPSCSPPGLPVTTVVTNASTVVTLTPPPEKDMKEIKLDPKQTSLLAQGKENIPLFGEKSIFAEKAIVPPRSPEVIDLETESDTSRDKIIIPSFKKRKLEILREGGLEVTAVDLDTRPSVIQNNNNNNNNNNNNNNSPAPATMKSEEKPPISYPLPVTPNSIPKLISVTVTPDIGHMLSSPQEHQQQQQQHHHHHHQARLPTPTKQHPAHYNNNNNNNNNNNIAMNNNNMVNSRVINLGTSNNAALLQLYANANVPPPPSSGLHQANHRFVPPTVPNGRILFPPKVTQSRSIFAHNEKTVYGDPKEIPIPPKYRPSLHHRLQPHPMYSNNDPVYGGVLDLTQKSNKPTYPRPSLEIVKVPVVPRPNPLNLEMRNSSTLIKEKPTDCSKRGNFPGYQNVLDSRTMASNNLEITIVNPKQKVNHLSTPAPVRVPSPSRNTSAIPITQRRQHQLNGKYMTRSEPISPYTPRKPSHPVIPNVPNLNHLNSGNYTRMATIQQQNTIDRRKNVEIGGKEQQQQQHHHHQHQHHQQHHQQHHQQQQHQQHLHQQHQHLHPHPHQHQQHQHQQHHQHQQQQQQRRISEGDKSLTIAQQQHQQQQQQQQQQQQQQQQQQEPRQTEAGRRHSVPSIPSGFVPAVPQNNPAYLPQLPNTPGKFLPILDPMYYSAFYNGLFPPPIPPTAATSFLPPEFSAYYKELLASSQPRLGMAGQHQPAAPTSK